The genomic DNA CTGGGATTAGTGGAGTCACTAGCAGTCGCACTCAACTGGGGACCTTTCACTTCCGCCTATAAAGAGGCTAGCGCACTGGTTGTTCTTCTGTTGATACTGCTCATCAGGTCGCGCAAGCTGTCGGAGGAGGAGAGGGCAAGCTGATGCTGGCCACATTAAAGAAAAATAGGTGGTCGTACCTCACAATAGCCGCCTTCCTGTTACTCCTGATCCTGCTTCCCTCCCAATGGTTCCTGGGGCAGAAGACTTTCCTTCTGACCCTTATCGGTATCAACACCATGGTTACTGTGGGGTTGTGTCTCCTTATGGGATACACGGGGCAGGTATCCCTGGGGCAAGCTGCTTTCTTTGGGATTGGTGCCTATTTTTCCGCGATCCTGAGCACAAGGTACGACGTCAATCCGTGGCTGGCAATGCTTATAGCAGCCATGGTTACTGGTGCATTTGCATATGTTATTGGGTATCCGATATTCAGGTTAAGAGGCAACTACCTGGCTATGGCTACTCTGGGCCTGGGCATAATCATGTGGATTCTGTTCAAGGAATTAAGCCAATACACAGGTGGTCCCGATGGACTGGGTGGCATTCCCAATCTTTCTATCGGCGGTTTCGCTTTCGACAGCAATCTAAAGCGCTACTTTCTGGTATGGTTCTTCTGCATGTGCGTTTTGTTGATCTCACAGAACATCGTCAGATCACGAACAGGGAGGGCCCTCAGAGCCATCCACAGCAGCGAGTCCGCCGCTGAGTCGGTCGGCATCAACATAGCTCAGTTTAAGGTAAAAATCTTCGTGCTCAGCGCCGTATTCGCCTCGCTGGCTGGCAGTCTATATGCTCACCACACTCATGCCATCAGCCCCAGTTCCTTCGACTTCCTCGGTTCAGTGATGATTCTAGTAATGGCTGTAGTAGGAGGGCTAGCCAGTATCTGGGGAGCCATCTTCGGCGCAGCAACTATCCAGTACTTGAAGAGCGAGATTCTGGTGCAATTGGGTAATAACGATGTCATTGTGTACGGATTACTACTGATGCTAGTAATGATCTTCATGCCGAAGGGCCTGTTTGTAAGCTTGAGGGATGCCTACGACGGCTGGCGCCAAAGGCGTGCCCAAAGAGGAGCGGTACCTTGAGCAGTTCGGTTCTGGAGGCCAAAGGTCTGAGCAAGGTTTTCGGCGGATTGACAGCCCTAGACAAGGTTGACCTCGCTGTGGAGTCCGTCAAGATCACTTCTATCATCGGCCCCAACGGAGCAGGCAAGACCACCCTTTTCAATCTCATAGCCGGCGTCTATGCGCCAAGCAGCGGTGAGATATACTTTCAGGGCGAGCCTCTCGGCAAAATACCGCCGTACAAGAGATCTGCCCTGGGCATTGCCCGTACATTCCAGAACGTTCTTTTGTTCGACAACATGACAGCATTGGAAAACGTAATGTCGGGTCAGCACCCCCGCAGCCGCTATGGCTTTCTGGAGGCAGCCATCCGTCTGCCCAAGGCACATCGTGAGGAAGAGACCATTTCTCTGAAGGCCATGAGATACCTCAACCTGGTCGGGCTGGGA from Chloroflexota bacterium includes the following:
- a CDS encoding branched-chain amino acid ABC transporter permease, translated to MLATLKKNRWSYLTIAAFLLLLILLPSQWFLGQKTFLLTLIGINTMVTVGLCLLMGYTGQVSLGQAAFFGIGAYFSAILSTRYDVNPWLAMLIAAMVTGAFAYVIGYPIFRLRGNYLAMATLGLGIIMWILFKELSQYTGGPDGLGGIPNLSIGGFAFDSNLKRYFLVWFFCMCVLLISQNIVRSRTGRALRAIHSSESAAESVGINIAQFKVKIFVLSAVFASLAGSLYAHHTHAISPSSFDFLGSVMILVMAVVGGLASIWGAIFGAATIQYLKSEILVQLGNNDVIVYGLLLMLVMIFMPKGLFVSLRDAYDGWRQRRAQRGAVP
- a CDS encoding ABC transporter ATP-binding protein; this encodes MSSSVLEAKGLSKVFGGLTALDKVDLAVESVKITSIIGPNGAGKTTLFNLIAGVYAPSSGEIYFQGEPLGKIPPYKRSALGIARTFQNVLLFDNMTALENVMSGQHPRSRYGFLEAAIRLPKAHREEETISLKAMRYLNLVGLGMHAQQNALSLPLGQQKILAIARALATEPKLLLLDEPGAGLNALEKQGLGELIRRIRDMGISVILVEHDMDLVMGIAEWVIVLDSGQKIAEGTASQIQKDRRVIAAYLGEEEKVE